A DNA window from Loxodonta africana isolate mLoxAfr1 chromosome 7, mLoxAfr1.hap2, whole genome shotgun sequence contains the following coding sequences:
- the TBC1D10C gene encoding carabin isoform X2 — protein sequence MAQALGEDLVQPTELQDDSSSLGSDSELSGPGPYRQADRYGFIGGGSAEPWPGQPPADLIRQREMKWVEMTSHWEKTMSRRYKKVKIQCRKGIPSALRARCWPLLCGAHICQENSPGTYQELASAPGDPQWMETIGRDLHRQFPLHEMFVSPQGHGQQGLLQVLKAYTLYRPEQGYCQAQGPVAAVLLMHLPPEEAFWCLVQICEVYLPGYYGPHMEAVQLDAEVFAALLRKLLPRVHKHLQQVGVGPLLYLPEWFLCLFARSLPFPTVLRIWDAFLSEGAKVLFRVGLTLVRLALGTAEQRLACPGLLETLGALRTIPPTQLQEEVFMSQVHSVALSERDLQREIRAQLGQLPKSAPGPPPRPQARLAGAPAIFEAQQLAGARGGTRPGPQVPRIVVQPPEEPRTPRRKPQTRGKTFHGLLTRARGPPLEGPSRAHRGSASFLDTRF from the exons ATGGCCCAGGCCCTAGGGGAGGACCTGGTGCAGCCTACCGAGCTGCAGGATGACTCCAGCTCCTTGGGGTCCGACTCAGAGCTGAGTGGGCCCGGCCCATATCGCCAGGCTGACCGCTATGGCTTCATCGGCGGAGGCTCAGCAGAGCCATG GCCAGGCCAACCCCCTGCAGACCTTATCCGCCAGCGGGAGATGAAGTGGGTGGAGATGACCTCGCACTGGGAGAAGACCATGTCCCGGCGGTACAAGAAG GTGAAGATACAGTGCCGGAAAGGCATCCCCTCAGCCCTGAGGGCCAGGTGCTGGCCCCTGCTGTGCGGGGCCCACATCTGTCAGGAGAACAGCCCTGGAACCTATCAG GAGCTGGCCTCGGCCCCTGGAGACCCCCAGTGGATGGAGACCATCGGTAGGGACCTGCACCGCCAGTTCCCTCTGCACGAGATGTTTGTCTCACCCCAGGGTCATGG GCAGCAGGGGCTCCTGCAGGTCCTCAAGGCCTACACCTTGTATCggccagaacagggctactgccaggccCAGGGCCCTGTGGCGGCCGTCCTGCTCATGCACCTGCCTCCGGAG GAGGCCTTCTGGTGCCTGGTGCAGATCTGTGAGGTCTACCTCCCCGGCTACTATGGGCCGCACATG GAGGCAGTGCAGCTGGATGCTGAGGTGTTTGCGGCTCTGCTGCGGAAGCTTCTCCCGAGGGTGCACAAGCACCTACAGCAGGTGGGCGTCGGGCCCCTGCTCTACCTGCCCGAGTGGTTCCTGTGCCTCTTCGCCCGCTCCCTGCCCTTCCCCACGGTGCTGCGCATCTGGGACGCCTTCCTCAGCGAGG GTGCAAAGGTGCTGTTCCGTGTGGGGCTAACGCTGGTGCGCTTGGCGCTGGGTACTGCTGAGCAGCGCCTGGCCTGCCCGGGGCTCCTGGAGACGCTCGGTGCCCTTCGGACCATTCCCCCCACCCAGCTTCAGGAAGAGGTCTTCATGTCCCAG GTACACAGCGTGGCCCTGTCTGAGCGTGACCTGCAGCGTGAGATTCGGGCTCAGCTGGGCCAGCTGCCCAAGTCGGCTCCTGGTCCCCCACCTCGGCCACAGGCCCGCCTCGCGGGAGCCCCAGCCATCTTCGAGGCCCAGCAGCTGGCAGGGGCACGGGGAGGTACCAGGCCTGGCCCTCAGGTGCCCCGCATCGTGGTGCAGCCCCCGGAGGAGCCCAGGACACCTCGGCGCAAGCCCCAGACCCGTGGCAAGACGTTTCATGGGCTCCTGACTCGGGCCCGGGGCCCGCCCCTTGAGGGCCCCTCCAGGGCTCACCGGGGCTCAGCCTCCTTCCTGGACACTCGCTTCTGA
- the TBC1D10C gene encoding carabin isoform X1, whose amino-acid sequence MAQALGEDLVQPTELQDDSSSLGSDSELSGPGPYRQADRYGFIGGGSAEPWPGQPPADLIRQREMKWVEMTSHWEKTMSRRYKKVKIQCRKGIPSALRARCWPLLCGAHICQENSPGTYQELASAPGDPQWMETIGRDLHRQFPLHEMFVSPQGHGRGSCRSSRPTPCIGQNRATARPRALWRPSCSCTCLRRRTLMAGPPPQEAFWCLVQICEVYLPGYYGPHMEAVQLDAEVFAALLRKLLPRVHKHLQQVGVGPLLYLPEWFLCLFARSLPFPTVLRIWDAFLSEGAKVLFRVGLTLVRLALGTAEQRLACPGLLETLGALRTIPPTQLQEEVFMSQVHSVALSERDLQREIRAQLGQLPKSAPGPPPRPQARLAGAPAIFEAQQLAGARGGTRPGPQVPRIVVQPPEEPRTPRRKPQTRGKTFHGLLTRARGPPLEGPSRAHRGSASFLDTRF is encoded by the exons ATGGCCCAGGCCCTAGGGGAGGACCTGGTGCAGCCTACCGAGCTGCAGGATGACTCCAGCTCCTTGGGGTCCGACTCAGAGCTGAGTGGGCCCGGCCCATATCGCCAGGCTGACCGCTATGGCTTCATCGGCGGAGGCTCAGCAGAGCCATG GCCAGGCCAACCCCCTGCAGACCTTATCCGCCAGCGGGAGATGAAGTGGGTGGAGATGACCTCGCACTGGGAGAAGACCATGTCCCGGCGGTACAAGAAG GTGAAGATACAGTGCCGGAAAGGCATCCCCTCAGCCCTGAGGGCCAGGTGCTGGCCCCTGCTGTGCGGGGCCCACATCTGTCAGGAGAACAGCCCTGGAACCTATCAG GAGCTGGCCTCGGCCCCTGGAGACCCCCAGTGGATGGAGACCATCGGTAGGGACCTGCACCGCCAGTTCCCTCTGCACGAGATGTTTGTCTCACCCCAGGGTCATGG CAGGGGCTCCTGCAGGTCCTCAAGGCCTACACCTTGTATCggccagaacagggctactgccaggccCAGGGCCCTGTGGCGGCCGTCCTGCTCATGCACCTGCCTCCGGAG GCGGACACTTATGGCTGGCCCTCCTCCTCAGGAGGCCTTCTGGTGCCTGGTGCAGATCTGTGAGGTCTACCTCCCCGGCTACTATGGGCCGCACATG GAGGCAGTGCAGCTGGATGCTGAGGTGTTTGCGGCTCTGCTGCGGAAGCTTCTCCCGAGGGTGCACAAGCACCTACAGCAGGTGGGCGTCGGGCCCCTGCTCTACCTGCCCGAGTGGTTCCTGTGCCTCTTCGCCCGCTCCCTGCCCTTCCCCACGGTGCTGCGCATCTGGGACGCCTTCCTCAGCGAGG GTGCAAAGGTGCTGTTCCGTGTGGGGCTAACGCTGGTGCGCTTGGCGCTGGGTACTGCTGAGCAGCGCCTGGCCTGCCCGGGGCTCCTGGAGACGCTCGGTGCCCTTCGGACCATTCCCCCCACCCAGCTTCAGGAAGAGGTCTTCATGTCCCAG GTACACAGCGTGGCCCTGTCTGAGCGTGACCTGCAGCGTGAGATTCGGGCTCAGCTGGGCCAGCTGCCCAAGTCGGCTCCTGGTCCCCCACCTCGGCCACAGGCCCGCCTCGCGGGAGCCCCAGCCATCTTCGAGGCCCAGCAGCTGGCAGGGGCACGGGGAGGTACCAGGCCTGGCCCTCAGGTGCCCCGCATCGTGGTGCAGCCCCCGGAGGAGCCCAGGACACCTCGGCGCAAGCCCCAGACCCGTGGCAAGACGTTTCATGGGCTCCTGACTCGGGCCCGGGGCCCGCCCCTTGAGGGCCCCTCCAGGGCTCACCGGGGCTCAGCCTCCTTCCTGGACACTCGCTTCTGA
- the CARNS1 gene encoding carnosine synthase 1 yields the protein MCPLALPTQGPLVLPPQLSLDPLCPGWDSPLGSKDLEDEEGPWRGASGLPPTGCLPGPWCQDVGLDCKGSPEGAEAQAWTAYYYSLLQTCLQHAGFPETQDRSQVPRTGCPGAEVTLCVLGSPSTFLSVLLGGGVQSPGECVPELPHPLLQKGQPCPGPAASQNTLRPWQRPAFQQTAARLWVGVGSESSCPPTPRAWAGGGGRGGIRPLLASCLPPLPTGNMLLCLSPAWLTKVPVPGQPGEAALLVSKAVSFHQGGLTFLDDFVPPRRVTYFLADLGPGPGRSREAAELARDLACPTGTSAEMARLLEDRLLTRGLLSRQGGVAVPATLAFTYKPLGLLWGGEASPGLRLVELSGKEGQEVLVKEEVEAFLHSEALGDTLQVAVKLSGWRWRGQQALRLHPRVELGAVVNTVLALLEKLEEEESVLVEAVCPPVRLPSPGSTLPGPELAVRICAVVCRTQGDRPLLSKVVCAVGRGDRPLRHHSSLPRTLEVALAQCGLGEAAQVEAVQQSVKAAAEAALAAVLALEAGLSAEQRGGRQVRTDVLGVDFALTVTGRALTPVALELNGALCLEACGALEGLWAAPRMGPAAEATAAAPLVETMLRRSARCLMEGKQLLLVGAGGVSKKFVWDAARDYGLKLHLVESDPNHFASQLVHTFIHFDMTEHRRDEENARLLAELVRARGLQLDGCFSYWDDCLVLTALLCQELGLPCSPPAAMRLAKQKSRTQLHLLCRRGPPWPAPSLHAVPCCPLESEADVERAVRQVPLPGVMKLEFGAGAVGVRLVEDASQCREHFSRIARDLQGEADHPGIGLGWGNAMLLMEFVEGTEHDVDLVLFRGQLLAAFVSDNGPTRLPGFTETAACMPTGLVPEQEAQLVQAAFRCCLGCGLLDGVFNVELKLTGAGPRLIEINPRMGGFYLRDWILELYGVDLLLAAAMVACGLRPALPAHPRARGHLVGVMCLVSQHLQALSSTASREALQALHDRGVLRFNMLEESLMSGEYEEPYCSVACAGPRPAEARIRLLGLCQGLGIDGPHYPIAHFLSHFK from the exons ATGTGCCCCCTGGCCCTGCCCACCCAAGGCCCACTCGTTCTGCCCCCTCAGCTCTCCCTGGATCCGCTGTGTCCCGGTTGGGACAGCCCCCTGGGCTCCAAGGACCTGGAGGACGAGGAAGGCCCGTGGAGAGGGGCCTCTGGTCTGCCGCCCACAGGCTGCCTCCCTGGTCCCTGGTGCCAGGACGTGGGCCTGGACTGTAAGGGCTCCCCTGAGGGGGCCGAGGCCCAGGCCTGGACGGCCTACTACTACAGCCTCCTACAGACCTGCCTGCAGCACGCTGGCTTCCCCGAGACCCAGGACCGCAGCCAGGTGCCCCGCACAG GCTGCCCAGGGGCAGAGGTGACCCTGTGCGTTCTGGGATCCCCCAGCACCTTCCTGTCTGTGCTGCTGGGCGGTGGGGTCCAGAGCCCGGGTGAGTGTGTGCCCGAGCTCCCCCACCCCCTCCTACAGAAAGGGCAGCCCTGCCCTGGCCCGGCCGCATCCCAAAATACCCTCCGACCCTGGCAACGGCCTGCATTCCAGCAGACAGCTGCCCGGCTCTGGGTGGGGGTGGGTTCTGAGAGCAGCTGCCCCCCAACTCCTCGGGCCTGGGCTGGAGGTGGAGGACGTGGGGGCATTAGGCCTCTCCTGGCCAGCTGCCTGCCCCCTCTGCCCACAGGAAACATGCTCCTTTGCCTGTCCCCTGCTTGGCTGACGAAGGTGCCAGTGCCCGGGCAGCCGGGAGAGGCGGCCCTGCTGGTCTCCAAAGCTGTGAGCTTCCACCAGGGGGGCCTGACATTCCTGGACGACTTTGTGCCCCCACGCCGGGTCACCTACTTTCTGGCAGACCTGGGGCCAGGGCCTGGCCGGAGTCGAGAGGCAGCAGAGCTGGCCCGTGACCTGGCCTGCCCCACAGGCACTTCGGCCGAGATGGCCCGGCTGCTGGAGGACCGGCTGCTGACCAGGGGGTTGCTGAGCCGGCAGGGGGGTGTGGCTGTGCCagctaccctggccttcacctaCAAGCCACTGGGGTTGCTGTGGGGTGGGGAGGCCAGCCCAGGACTGCGGCTGGTAGAGCTGAGCGGCAAAGAGGGCCAGGAGGTCCTAGTGAAGGAGGAAGTGGAGGCCTTTCTGCACTCGGAGGCCCTGGGGGACACCCTGCAG GTGGCCGTGAAGCTCAGTGGCTGGCGCTGGCGGGGGCAGCAGGCATTGCGTCTGCACCCAAGGGTGGAGCTGGGTGCAGTAGTGAACACGGTGCTGGCGTTACTGGAGAagctggaggaggaggagagtgtcctggtggaggctgtgtgcCCACCTGTCCGGCTGCCCAGCCCAG GCAGCACCCTGCCAGGCCCTGAGCTGGCTGTTCGCATCTGTGCTGTGGTATGTCGCACACAGGGGGACAGGCCCCTGCTGAGCAAG GTGGTGTGCGCCGTGGGTCGTGGAGACCGGCCGCTGCGGCACCACAGCTCCCTGCCGCGGACGCTGGAGGTGGCGCTGGCCCAGTGCGGCCTGGGCGAGGCGGCACAGGTGGAGGCCGTGCAGCAGAGCGTCAAGGCGGCGGCCGAGGCCGCGCTGGCCGCCGTGCTGGCCCTGGAGGCCGGCCTGAGCGCCGAGCAGCGCGGAGGGCGCCAGGTCCGCACCGACGTGCTGG GCGTGGACTTCGCGCTAACCGTGACCGGCCGCGCGCTGACCCCCGTGGCCCTGGAGCTGAACGGCGCCCTGTGTCTGGAGGCGTGCGGCGCGCTCGAGGGGCTGTGGGCCGCGCCGCGCATGGGGCCTGCGGCCGAGGCGACGGCGGCGGCGCCGCTCGTGGAAACCATGCTCCGGCGCTCGGCGCGCTGCCTCATGGAGGGAAAGCAGCTGCTGCTGGTCGGCGCCGGCGGCGTCAGCAAGAAATTCGTGTGGGATGCTGCGCGCGACTACGGGCTCAAG CTGCACCTGGTGGAGTCAGATCCCAACCACTTCGCCTCCCAGTTGGTGCATACCTTCATCCACTTCGATATGACGGAACACCGCAGGGATGAGGAGAATGCACGGCTGCTAGCAGAGCTGGTGCGGGCGCGCGGCCTGCAACTTGACGGCTGCTTCTCCTACTGGGACGACTGCCTGGTGCTCACGGCCCTGCTCTGCCAGGAGCTGGGGTTGCCCTGCAGCCCGCCGGCCGCCATGCGCCTGGCCAAACAGAAGAGCCGCACCCAGCTGCACCTGTTGTGCCGCCGAGGCCCACCCTGGCCAGCGCCCTCTCTGCATGCAGTGCCCTGCTGCCCACTGGAGAGTGAGGCAGACGTGGAGCGAGCTGTTCGCCAGGTACCTCTGCCCGGCGTCATGAAGCTGGAGTTTGGGGCAGGCGCGGTGGGCGTGCGGCTGGTGGAGGATGCGTCGCAGTGCCGTGAGCACTTTTCCCGGATCGCCCGCGACCTGCAGGGCGAAGCTGACCACCCAGGCATCGGGCTGGGCTGGGGCAACGCCATGCTGCTAATGGAGTTCGTGGAGGGCACGGAGCACGATGTAGACCTGGTGCTATTTCGTGGGCAGCTCTTGGCAGCTTTCGTCTCCGACAATGGCCCCACGCGGCTGCCCGGCTTTACCGAGACCGCAGCCTGTATGCCCACTGGGCTGGTCCCCGAGCAGGAGGCGCAGCTGGTGCAGGCAGCTTTCCGCTGCTGCCTGGGCTGTGGGCTGCTGGATGGGGTCTTCAATGTCGAGCTCAAGCTGACTGGGGCTGGGCCGCGGCTCATCGAGATCAACCCCCGCATGGGCGGCTTCTACCTGCGGGACTGGATCCTGGAGCTCTATGGCGTGGACCTGCTGCTGGCTGCCGCCATGGTGGCCTGTGGCCTCCGGCCTGCCCTGCCTGCTCACCCGCGCGCCCGAGGCCATCTGGTGGGAGTCATGTGCCTGGTATCCCAGCACCTGCAGGCGCTGAGCTCCACCGCCAGCCGCGAGGCCCTGCAGGCGCTGCACGACCGGGGTGTGCTGCGCTTCAACATGCTGGAGGAGTCCCTGATGTCCGGCGAGTACGAGGAGCCCTACTGCAGTGTGGCCTGTGCTGGGCCCCGCCCCGCTGAGGCCCGCATCCGCCTGCTGGGCCTCTGCCAGGGCCTGGGCATCGATGGACCCCATTACCCCATCGCCCATTTCCTGTCCCACTTCAAATAG